One genomic region from Natrinema caseinilyticum encodes:
- a CDS encoding 30S ribosomal protein S13, whose translation MSAEEPQEQQDDEDLQYFVRIGQTDLDGTKSVERSLTEMNGIGRRTARLIAAEAGVDRTATFGRLDDDVIDEVVEVVENYADEVPDWLNNRRTDFYSGETTHEIGNDLQLTRQHDINRMKMIDSYKGTRHKRGQKVRGQRTKSTGRTEGTIGVNVEEIREEQAEEAGEEGEGE comes from the coding sequence ATGAGCGCGGAAGAACCTCAAGAACAACAAGACGACGAAGATCTTCAGTACTTCGTCCGCATCGGGCAAACCGACCTGGATGGGACGAAGTCCGTCGAGCGCTCGCTCACGGAGATGAATGGGATCGGTCGACGGACCGCCCGGCTCATCGCCGCGGAAGCGGGCGTCGACCGAACGGCGACGTTCGGTCGACTCGACGACGACGTCATCGACGAGGTCGTCGAGGTCGTCGAAAACTACGCCGACGAAGTCCCGGACTGGCTCAACAACCGGCGCACGGACTTCTACAGCGGTGAAACGACCCACGAGATCGGCAACGATCTCCAGTTGACTCGACAGCACGACATCAACCGGATGAAGATGATCGACTCCTACAAGGGAACTCGCCACAAGCGCGGCCAGAAGGTCCGCGGCCAGCGAACCAAGTCCACCGGCCGAACGGAGGGCACCATCGGAGTCAACGTCGAAGAGATCCGCGAAGAACAGGCCGAAGAAGCCGGCGAAGAGGGTGAGGGCGAATAA
- the eno gene encoding phosphopyruvate hydratase, with the protein MTLITDVRLRRILDSRGNPTVEADVVTESGGFGRAAAPSGASTGEYEAVERPPTEAIAAAREHAVPRLVDNAYAGNQREVDAALHAADGTADFSEIGANSAVAISMAAAKAGADVLGAPLFQHLGGTFRGENFPIPLGNVVGGGEHAADATDIQEFLAAPVGAPSVEDAVFANAAVHATVADLLEERGVPCGKGDEGAWAPSIDDGEAFKIVDEAVSKVADDVGFTIGFGLDVAGAELYDSESGTYEYSDRSRDTDEQIAYIAELVEEYDLVYVEDPLDEDDYDAFADLTDDVGDQTLICGDDLFVTNTDRLVEGIDRGAANSILIKPNQIGTLSDAFDAIELATENGYDSVVSHRSGETEDATIAHLAVATDAPFIKTGTVGGERTAKLNELIRIADDAT; encoded by the coding sequence ATGACGCTCATCACGGACGTTCGCCTGCGGCGTATCCTCGATTCACGAGGTAACCCGACGGTCGAGGCGGACGTCGTTACCGAAAGCGGAGGTTTCGGCCGCGCTGCGGCGCCCAGCGGCGCCAGCACTGGCGAATACGAAGCCGTCGAGCGCCCGCCGACCGAGGCGATTGCCGCGGCCAGGGAACACGCCGTTCCCCGACTCGTCGACAACGCTTACGCCGGCAACCAACGCGAGGTCGACGCCGCGCTCCACGCCGCCGACGGAACCGCCGACTTCTCAGAGATCGGTGCGAACAGCGCGGTCGCGATATCGATGGCCGCCGCGAAAGCCGGCGCCGACGTCCTCGGTGCACCGCTCTTTCAGCACCTCGGCGGGACGTTCCGCGGTGAAAACTTCCCGATCCCGCTCGGCAACGTGGTCGGCGGTGGCGAACACGCCGCCGACGCGACCGATATCCAGGAGTTCCTCGCGGCTCCAGTCGGTGCACCCAGCGTCGAAGACGCCGTGTTCGCGAACGCGGCCGTCCACGCGACCGTCGCCGATCTGCTCGAGGAACGCGGTGTTCCCTGTGGCAAAGGCGACGAGGGCGCCTGGGCGCCGTCGATCGACGACGGTGAGGCGTTCAAGATCGTCGACGAAGCGGTCTCGAAGGTCGCAGACGACGTTGGCTTCACCATCGGATTCGGGCTCGACGTCGCCGGCGCAGAGCTGTACGATTCCGAGTCGGGGACCTACGAGTACAGCGATCGAAGCCGCGACACGGACGAGCAGATCGCGTACATCGCCGAACTCGTCGAGGAGTACGACCTCGTCTACGTCGAGGACCCGCTCGACGAGGACGATTACGACGCATTCGCCGACCTCACGGACGACGTCGGAGACCAGACGTTGATCTGCGGAGACGATCTGTTCGTGACGAACACCGACCGCCTCGTCGAGGGGATCGATCGCGGCGCAGCCAACAGCATCCTGATCAAGCCGAACCAGATCGGAACGCTGTCGGACGCCTTCGACGCGATCGAACTCGCGACGGAGAACGGCTACGACTCGGTCGTCTCCCACCGGTCGGGCGAGACCGAAGACGCGACGATCGCACACCTCGCCGTCGCGACCGACGCACCCTTCATCAAGACGGGTACCGTCGGCGGCGAGCGAACCGCAAAGCTCAACGAGCTCATTCGAATCGCAGACGACGCGACATGA
- the moaA gene encoding GTP 3',8-cyclase MoaA, with product MLTDEFGREVTGVRVSLTDRCNFDCVYCHNEGLGDTRGPMDPQDDEMETDDVVRFLEVAAEFDVEAVKFTGGEPMLRQDLEEIIARTPDAMEVSLTTNGTFLPGRADALVDAGLDRVNVSQDALDPQDFAEITKSGAYDKVIEGVDAALEAGLTPVKLNMVVFEHTAGYVPEMVDHVAENDGLQLQLIEYMPELTGKPEWNIEIERVHEWLAEQAVEIEHREMHDRKRYWVGGGEGGEASRSSSDESGVGMVEIVDPVENPTFCANCHRVRVTHEGYLKGCLNRNDDLKSMGEMTKPEIRDAFRDVVANRVPYYGEYMIRNDDGEWEINDEYIEEYAGV from the coding sequence ATGCTCACCGACGAGTTCGGGCGCGAGGTGACGGGGGTTCGCGTCTCTCTCACCGATCGGTGTAACTTCGATTGCGTCTACTGTCACAACGAGGGGCTGGGCGACACTCGCGGACCGATGGATCCGCAAGACGACGAGATGGAGACGGACGACGTCGTGCGGTTCCTCGAGGTCGCCGCCGAATTCGACGTCGAGGCGGTCAAGTTCACCGGCGGAGAGCCGATGTTGCGCCAGGACCTGGAGGAAATTATCGCACGGACGCCGGACGCGATGGAAGTCTCGCTCACGACGAACGGGACGTTCCTCCCGGGTCGCGCCGACGCGCTCGTCGACGCCGGCCTCGATCGGGTCAACGTCTCCCAGGACGCGCTCGATCCGCAGGATTTCGCCGAGATCACCAAGAGCGGAGCCTACGACAAGGTCATCGAGGGGGTCGATGCCGCGCTCGAAGCGGGGCTCACGCCGGTCAAACTCAACATGGTCGTCTTCGAACACACGGCCGGCTACGTCCCCGAGATGGTCGACCACGTCGCCGAAAACGACGGTCTGCAACTCCAACTGATCGAGTACATGCCCGAACTGACGGGCAAGCCGGAGTGGAATATCGAAATCGAGCGCGTTCACGAGTGGTTGGCCGAACAGGCGGTCGAGATCGAACACAGAGAGATGCACGACAGGAAGCGGTACTGGGTAGGCGGCGGTGAGGGCGGCGAAGCCAGCCGATCCTCGTCCGACGAGTCCGGCGTGGGAATGGTCGAAATCGTCGACCCCGTCGAGAACCCGACGTTCTGTGCGAACTGCCATCGGGTTCGCGTGACCCACGAGGGCTACCTGAAGGGGTGTCTCAATCGAAACGACGATCTCAAATCGATGGGCGAAATGACGAAACCGGAGATCCGCGACGCGTTTCGAGACGTCGTCGCGAACCGGGTTCCCTACTACGGCGAGTACATGATTCGAAACGACGACGGGGAGTGGGAGATCAACGACGAGTACATCGAGGAATACGCCGGCGTCTGA
- a CDS encoding DNA-directed RNA polymerase subunit D, giving the protein MTEEYDVEFVEREDREARFLVRGVTPAFANGIRRAMVADVPTMAIDTVRFVENSSVMFDEQLALRLGLVPLTTPPVGEFGEDETVTLSIDVEGPATAYSGDLVTSDDLVRPADENVPIIELKDGQRLEAEADAVLDRGKDHAKHQGGVAVGYRHLQRIEVDGDLPEFEEEERRIIRGVVEDDGELVPTSEFDHDLSNRYPGKQVRVEDVPTAFVFHVETDGSFTVEELVTRAAETLEARATELEEAVQL; this is encoded by the coding sequence ATGACTGAGGAGTACGACGTCGAGTTCGTCGAACGCGAGGATCGAGAAGCGCGATTCCTCGTTCGCGGCGTGACGCCAGCGTTCGCCAACGGTATCCGTCGCGCGATGGTCGCCGACGTACCTACGATGGCGATCGACACCGTCCGGTTCGTCGAGAACTCGTCGGTCATGTTCGACGAGCAACTCGCGCTCCGGCTCGGGCTCGTCCCGCTGACGACGCCGCCGGTCGGCGAGTTCGGCGAGGACGAAACGGTCACGCTCTCTATCGACGTCGAGGGGCCGGCTACCGCCTATTCCGGCGATCTCGTCACCAGCGACGACCTCGTTCGTCCCGCAGACGAGAACGTCCCGATCATCGAACTCAAGGACGGCCAGCGCCTCGAGGCGGAGGCCGACGCCGTCCTCGACCGGGGCAAAGACCACGCCAAACACCAGGGCGGCGTCGCGGTCGGCTACCGTCACCTGCAGCGAATCGAGGTTGACGGTGATCTCCCCGAGTTCGAAGAAGAAGAGCGGCGGATCATCCGTGGCGTCGTCGAGGACGACGGCGAACTCGTTCCGACGAGCGAGTTCGACCACGACCTCTCGAATCGGTATCCTGGCAAACAGGTCCGGGTCGAGGACGTGCCCACGGCATTCGTCTTCCACGTGGAGACGGACGGCTCCTTTACCGTCGAAGAACTGGTCACGCGAGCCGCCGAGACGCTCGAGGCGCGTGCGACCGAACTCGAAGAAGCTGTACAGTTATAA
- a CDS encoding GNAT family N-acetyltransferase produces MSVNIDSCVVAPGSDDFVDEAWQLKETINRQEGVLKQRYDFFTDAYRRSKVHCYVRDGELIGFAAVRRDGYILFLAVSPDYRSEGIGKRLIAHVAQDHDTITCHARTSNENALQFYEHLGFEIKRRIDNYYEDGGDAYYLKLGADVGIADRITDLIRR; encoded by the coding sequence GTGAGCGTCAACATCGACAGTTGCGTCGTCGCCCCGGGGAGCGACGATTTCGTGGACGAAGCCTGGCAACTGAAAGAGACGATCAACCGTCAGGAAGGCGTGCTCAAACAGCGGTACGATTTCTTTACCGACGCGTATCGCCGGTCGAAGGTACACTGTTACGTCCGAGACGGAGAACTCATCGGATTCGCCGCCGTCCGGCGCGACGGCTACATTCTGTTTCTAGCCGTGTCCCCCGACTATCGCAGCGAGGGTATCGGAAAGCGACTCATCGCCCACGTGGCACAGGATCACGATACGATCACCTGCCACGCTCGGACGAGCAACGAGAACGCCCTCCAGTTCTACGAACACCTCGGCTTCGAGATCAAGCGTCGGATCGACAACTACTACGAGGACGGCGGTGACGCCTACTATCTGAAACTCGGTGCCGACGTCGGAATCGCGGACCGAATTACGGACTTGATCCGCCGATAA
- the priS gene encoding DNA primase small subunit PriS, translated as MEERTRAYLRGRFRDHYRRTEITPPPAANEREWGFIPWTDGPDTTMVRHRSLLELGDLSEFLVRKRPRHVYFSAGRFRDPGASSMQAKDWQSADLVFDLDADHLPGVTLGTDSYAEMLAKCKGALFRLLDFLENDFAFEDLEIVFSGGRGYHVHVRDENVVHLEREHRREIVDYVRGIGLEFEELIESETVAGLGRKTPTERRTLRIDGGWGGRTHDHFLTYVDDLLELDEDAALERLQEFDGIGEGKAAATLNAARNNRDQLEAGNVTVHTAVAQLAERFATRAVDRDNAPIDEPVTTDTNRLIRLPGSLHGGSGLRTVRLERDELDEFDPLVDAVPETFRGHEIAVDVLDGGEIELGGDSFTVQEGDQSLPEYVAVFLMARGRAEKEKE; from the coding sequence ATGGAGGAGCGAACGAGGGCCTATCTTCGAGGGCGGTTCCGCGATCACTATCGACGGACGGAAATCACGCCACCGCCCGCCGCCAACGAACGCGAGTGGGGGTTCATCCCCTGGACCGACGGACCCGACACGACCATGGTCCGCCACCGTTCGCTACTCGAATTGGGCGACCTCTCGGAGTTTCTCGTCAGGAAGCGTCCGCGACACGTTTACTTCTCGGCGGGGCGCTTTCGCGACCCCGGTGCGAGTTCGATGCAGGCCAAAGACTGGCAGTCCGCGGATCTCGTCTTCGATCTCGACGCCGATCACCTCCCGGGCGTGACGCTCGGAACGGACAGTTACGCCGAGATGCTCGCGAAGTGCAAAGGGGCGTTGTTTCGGTTGCTCGATTTCCTCGAGAACGACTTCGCGTTCGAGGACCTCGAGATCGTCTTCTCGGGCGGTCGGGGCTACCACGTCCACGTTCGTGACGAGAACGTGGTACACTTAGAGCGGGAACACCGCCGGGAGATCGTCGATTACGTCCGCGGTATCGGCCTCGAGTTCGAGGAACTGATCGAGAGCGAGACGGTTGCCGGACTGGGGCGGAAAACGCCGACGGAACGTCGTACCCTCCGGATCGATGGCGGCTGGGGTGGGCGGACCCACGACCACTTCCTGACGTACGTCGACGACCTGCTCGAGTTGGACGAAGACGCTGCGCTCGAGCGATTACAGGAGTTCGACGGTATCGGTGAGGGGAAAGCCGCGGCGACGCTGAACGCGGCCCGAAACAATCGGGACCAGCTCGAGGCGGGCAACGTCACCGTTCACACCGCGGTCGCGCAACTGGCAGAGCGATTCGCGACCCGGGCCGTCGACCGGGACAACGCGCCCATCGACGAACCGGTCACCACCGACACGAACCGACTCATCCGTTTGCCGGGAAGCCTTCACGGCGGGAGCGGGCTCCGGACCGTCCGGCTCGAGCGCGACGAACTCGACGAGTTCGACCCCCTCGTCGACGCCGTCCCCGAGACGTTTCGTGGGCACGAGATCGCCGTCGACGTACTCGACGGGGGCGAGATCGAACTGGGAGGAGATAGCTTTACGGTCCAGGAAGGCGACCAGTCACTACCGGAGTACGTTGCCGTGTTCCTGATGGCACGCGGCCGCGCAGAGAAGGAAAAAGAATGA
- a CDS encoding 30S ribosomal protein S4, translated as MPLGTDTKQYETPNHPYQGERIASEHSLVDRYGLKNKEELWRAQSELRSYRREARELLGQAQDDEVVIRRSEEFLGRLKRVGILNETDELGDILSLEIEDILERRLQTVVYRSGLANTTQQARQFITHGHVAVGDQRHRVPSYIVDVDEEDLVAFDETSPLADELHPERAEGQ; from the coding sequence ATGCCACTCGGCACCGACACGAAGCAATACGAGACGCCGAACCACCCCTACCAGGGAGAACGGATCGCATCCGAACACTCCCTCGTCGACCGCTACGGTCTCAAGAACAAGGAAGAACTCTGGCGCGCCCAGTCCGAACTTCGCTCCTACCGGCGCGAGGCTCGAGAACTGCTCGGCCAGGCCCAGGACGACGAGGTCGTCATCCGACGCTCCGAGGAGTTCCTCGGTCGTCTCAAGCGCGTCGGCATCCTGAACGAGACGGACGAACTCGGCGACATCCTCTCGCTCGAAATCGAGGATATCCTCGAGCGCCGCCTGCAGACCGTCGTCTACCGGTCGGGTCTGGCGAACACGACCCAGCAGGCCCGTCAGTTCATCACGCACGGCCACGTCGCGGTCGGCGACCAGCGCCACCGCGTTCCCTCCTACATCGTCGACGTCGACGAGGAGGATCTGGTGGCATTCGACGAAACCAGCCCGCTCGCGGACGAACTCCACCCCGAACGCGCGGAGGGTCAATAA
- a CDS encoding 30S ribosomal protein S9, with product MVTNTSGKKKTAVARATVREGEGRVRINSQPVELVEPEMSRLKMLEPFRIVGEDLRGEMDIDVRVEGGGISGQADAVRTAIARGVVQHTNDAELRDAFMEFDRSLLVNDVRQSEPKKWGGPGARARYQKSYR from the coding sequence ATGGTAACCAACACGAGTGGCAAGAAAAAGACGGCCGTCGCTCGCGCCACGGTGCGCGAAGGCGAGGGTCGCGTTCGAATCAACTCACAGCCCGTCGAACTGGTCGAACCGGAGATGTCACGGCTCAAGATGCTCGAGCCGTTCCGCATCGTCGGCGAGGACCTGCGGGGCGAGATGGACATCGACGTTCGCGTCGAGGGTGGCGGCATCAGCGGCCAAGCTGACGCCGTCCGCACCGCCATCGCGCGTGGAGTCGTCCAGCACACCAACGACGCCGAGCTCCGCGATGCGTTCATGGAGTTCGATCGTTCGCTGCTGGTCAACGACGTCCGCCAGTCCGAACCGAAGAAGTGGGGCGGCCCGGGTGCTCGGGCACGCTACCAGAAGTCCTACCGCTAA
- a CDS encoding 50S ribosomal protein L18e: MSSKTNPRLTDLIAELKSTSRQTDADVWRDVADRLEKPRRTHAEVNLGRIERYAREEETVVVPGKVLGSGALQKNVTVAAVNFSSSAETKIEQVGEPVSLEQVLEENPEGSDVRVIR; the protein is encoded by the coding sequence ATGAGTAGCAAGACCAATCCGAGGCTCACCGATCTCATCGCCGAGCTCAAGTCGACGTCCCGACAGACGGACGCCGACGTCTGGCGAGACGTTGCGGATCGACTCGAAAAGCCCCGGCGCACCCACGCTGAGGTGAACCTGGGCCGCATCGAGCGGTACGCACGCGAAGAAGAGACCGTCGTCGTTCCCGGCAAAGTGCTGGGATCCGGCGCACTACAGAAAAACGTCACGGTCGCCGCCGTCAACTTCTCTTCGTCCGCGGAGACGAAGATCGAACAGGTCGGCGAACCGGTATCGCTCGAGCAAGTGCTCGAAGAAAACCCCGAGGGCTCCGACGTCAGGGTGATCCGATGA
- a CDS encoding DNA-directed RNA polymerase subunit K — translation MQQQQHNRYEKARILGARALQVSYGAPVLIETEQTQPILIAAEEYDAGVLPFTVKRGYDRK, via the coding sequence ATGCAACAGCAACAACACAACCGTTACGAGAAGGCACGCATCCTCGGCGCACGAGCGTTGCAGGTTTCCTACGGCGCCCCGGTATTGATCGAGACCGAGCAAACGCAGCCGATCTTGATCGCCGCCGAGGAGTACGACGCCGGCGTCCTTCCGTTTACCGTCAAGCGGGGGTACGACCGGAAATGA
- a CDS encoding helix-turn-helix domain-containing protein: protein MSTIAEFGVPAADFALRHTLEAADDLEVEIERVVAYDPDHVMPYVWFSGAESTLEGLDDALADDASVEDAERLTDLDGERLYRMHWVDDVTVILHLLTEEEATVLDAHVEARQWRFRVLFPEREAMSRTYEFASEQGLRIHIHKIHQLEEDRHSRFGLTDAQYETLVAALERGYYEIPRGMDMDELSDELDISHQALSERLRRAHRALVEEVIDIGDSDESE from the coding sequence ATGAGTACCATCGCGGAGTTCGGCGTTCCCGCTGCGGACTTCGCACTCCGACACACGCTCGAGGCCGCGGACGACCTCGAGGTGGAGATCGAACGCGTCGTCGCGTACGACCCGGACCACGTCATGCCGTACGTCTGGTTTTCCGGGGCCGAATCGACGCTCGAAGGGCTCGACGACGCGCTGGCGGACGACGCCAGCGTCGAGGACGCCGAACGGCTCACCGATCTCGACGGCGAGCGACTCTACCGAATGCACTGGGTGGACGACGTCACCGTTATTCTTCACCTGCTGACCGAGGAGGAGGCGACCGTACTCGATGCACACGTGGAGGCCAGACAGTGGCGATTTCGGGTCCTCTTTCCCGAACGCGAAGCGATGTCACGAACGTACGAATTCGCGTCAGAGCAGGGGCTGCGTATACACATTCACAAGATTCACCAACTCGAGGAAGACCGCCACAGCCGGTTCGGGCTCACGGATGCGCAGTACGAAACGCTGGTCGCGGCCCTCGAGCGCGGCTACTACGAGATTCCTCGCGGAATGGACATGGACGAGCTATCTGACGAACTCGACATCTCTCATCAGGCATTGTCCGAGCGACTCCGACGCGCCCACCGCGCGCTCGTCGAAGAAGTGATCGATATCGGCGACTCGGACGAGAGCGAGTGA
- a CDS encoding 50S ribosomal protein L13 — translation MSLAEFDADTVVDAADCILGRVASEVAQRALDGERVAIVNAEDAVITGDKEDVFETYRTRLQMGSDSGPYYPRRPDTIFKRSVRGMLPYKKPRGREALDNVRVYVGDPYENDDARESEVLEGTSLDRLSNIRFVHLHEVSEQLGANVTW, via the coding sequence ATGAGTCTCGCAGAGTTCGACGCAGACACCGTCGTCGATGCCGCAGACTGCATCCTCGGCCGAGTCGCCAGCGAAGTCGCCCAGCGCGCGCTGGACGGCGAGCGCGTGGCGATCGTCAACGCGGAGGACGCGGTCATCACCGGCGACAAAGAAGACGTCTTCGAGACGTACCGCACGCGGCTGCAGATGGGCTCGGACAGCGGGCCCTACTACCCCCGACGACCGGATACGATCTTCAAGCGGTCCGTTCGCGGGATGCTGCCGTACAAGAAACCGCGCGGGCGCGAAGCGCTCGACAACGTCCGCGTCTACGTCGGCGATCCCTACGAGAACGACGATGCCCGCGAATCCGAGGTTCTCGAGGGAACGTCGCTCGATCGACTGTCGAACATCCGCTTCGTCCACCTGCACGAAGTGTCCGAACAGTTAGGTGCTAACGTCACATGGTAA
- a CDS encoding DNA-directed RNA polymerase subunit N: MMVPVRCFTCGNVVAEHWEEFDERANEGDEDPEEVLDELGVERYCCRRMLVSHTDLVDVVSPYQ; this comes from the coding sequence ATGATGGTACCGGTCCGGTGTTTCACCTGTGGCAACGTCGTCGCCGAGCACTGGGAGGAGTTCGACGAGCGAGCGAACGAGGGCGACGAAGATCCCGAGGAAGTCCTCGACGAACTCGGCGTCGAGCGCTACTGCTGTCGGCGGATGCTCGTCAGTCACACCGACCTCGTCGACGTCGTCTCCCCGTATCAGTAA
- a CDS encoding archease, producing the protein MGFELRDHTADVAVSATGDSLEAVFGAVADGLAAASCDDVPTDGGERFSFGVTAENREALLFDYLDELIYLRDVRVELPVDHRVESVETPESSDGAENWHLEASARGVPLTEISAREVKAVTYSEMRLERTDGEWEAYVVFDV; encoded by the coding sequence ATGGGGTTCGAACTGCGCGACCATACGGCCGACGTCGCGGTGTCCGCCACGGGCGATTCGCTCGAGGCGGTCTTCGGAGCGGTGGCCGATGGGCTGGCGGCCGCATCGTGCGACGACGTACCGACTGACGGCGGCGAGCGCTTTTCGTTCGGCGTAACCGCCGAGAACCGCGAAGCCCTGCTGTTCGACTACCTCGACGAACTGATTTACCTGCGGGACGTTCGCGTCGAACTACCCGTCGACCACCGCGTCGAATCGGTGGAGACACCGGAATCGTCCGACGGCGCGGAGAACTGGCACCTCGAGGCCAGCGCCCGGGGCGTCCCGCTCACCGAGATATCCGCCCGCGAAGTCAAGGCGGTGACCTACTCGGAGATGCGACTCGAGCGAACCGACGGAGAATGGGAAGCGTACGTCGTCTTCGACGTCTAG
- a CDS encoding RtcB family protein has product MTTYDADGITLERVREYVWEIPQHGSMRTPARVLASEALLEEIAGDKTLEQITNTTHLPGITKYAICMPDGHQGYGFPVGGVGALDAEDGCISPGAVGYDINCGVRMMRTNLTYSDLQGREAELVDSLFANIPSGLGGGGVVESGVDTVEEILARGVDWALENDYAVEDDLLHCEDEGVREGADPSKVSQKAKDRGKNQIGSLGSGNHFLEVQRVTDVFDDEVGDSFGLAEDQIVVLIHCGSRGLGHQTCTDYLRKIEQQHQGLLNTLPDKELAAAPAGSQLAEDYYGAMNAAINFAWVNRQLIMHRTRRVFERVFDRSWEEMDMQLLYDVAHNIAKKETHTVSGEPGSEGEASGLEPRADGEERELYVHRKGATRAFPAGHPEIPAAYRDVGQPVIIPGSMGTGSYVLRGGENSMALTFGSTAHGAGRLMSRTQAKKQYWGGDVRQELESQDQIYVKAQSGATVAEEAPGVYKDVDEVVRVSDELGIGDKVARTFPVCNIKG; this is encoded by the coding sequence ATGACCACCTACGACGCCGACGGCATCACGCTCGAGCGGGTGCGCGAATACGTCTGGGAGATTCCCCAGCACGGGTCGATGCGCACTCCCGCACGGGTGCTGGCGAGCGAGGCGTTACTCGAGGAGATCGCCGGGGACAAGACGCTCGAGCAGATCACGAACACGACCCACCTGCCGGGGATCACGAAGTACGCGATCTGTATGCCCGACGGCCACCAGGGGTACGGCTTTCCGGTCGGCGGAGTCGGTGCGCTCGACGCCGAAGACGGCTGCATTTCGCCCGGGGCCGTCGGCTACGACATCAATTGCGGCGTCCGCATGATGCGGACGAATTTGACGTACAGCGACCTTCAGGGGCGAGAAGCCGAACTCGTCGACTCGCTGTTTGCCAACATCCCGTCCGGTCTCGGCGGCGGCGGAGTCGTCGAGTCCGGCGTCGACACCGTCGAAGAAATCCTCGCCCGGGGCGTCGACTGGGCCCTCGAGAACGACTACGCCGTCGAGGACGATTTGCTCCACTGCGAAGACGAAGGCGTCCGCGAGGGCGCAGACCCGTCGAAGGTGAGCCAGAAGGCCAAGGACCGCGGAAAGAACCAGATCGGGTCGCTGGGGTCGGGCAACCACTTCCTCGAGGTCCAACGCGTCACGGACGTCTTCGACGACGAGGTCGGCGACTCGTTCGGACTCGCGGAAGATCAGATCGTCGTGTTGATCCACTGTGGATCGCGCGGACTCGGCCATCAGACGTGTACCGACTACCTGCGGAAAATCGAGCAGCAACACCAGGGGCTGTTGAACACGCTGCCGGACAAGGAACTGGCGGCTGCGCCCGCGGGATCGCAACTCGCCGAGGACTACTACGGCGCGATGAACGCGGCCATCAACTTCGCGTGGGTCAACCGACAGTTGATCATGCACCGCACGCGGCGGGTCTTCGAGCGCGTGTTCGATCGCTCCTGGGAAGAGATGGACATGCAGCTGCTGTACGACGTGGCCCACAATATCGCGAAAAAGGAGACGCACACCGTGAGCGGAGAGCCGGGCTCCGAGGGCGAAGCGAGCGGCCTCGAGCCGCGAGCCGACGGCGAGGAGCGCGAACTCTACGTCCACCGCAAGGGCGCGACCCGCGCGTTCCCGGCCGGCCACCCCGAGATCCCCGCGGCCTATCGCGACGTCGGCCAACCGGTGATCATCCCCGGGAGTATGGGAACCGGCAGTTACGTGCTCCGGGGCGGCGAGAACTCGATGGCCCTCACCTTCGGATCGACCGCCCACGGTGCGGGCCGACTCATGAGCCGCACGCAGGCGAAAAAACAGTACTGGGGCGGCGACGTGCGACAGGAACTCGAGAGCCAGGATCAGATCTACGTCAAGGCCCAATCCGGGGCGACGGTCGCCGAGGAAGCACCCGGCGTCTACAAGGACGTCGACGAAGTCGTCCGCGTCTCCGACGAACTGGGAATCGGTGACAAGGTGGCGCGGACGTTCCCCGTGTGTAACATCAAGGGGTGA
- a CDS encoding 30S ribosomal protein S11: protein MSQDDDKWGIAHVHASFNNTVMTVTDLTGAETIAKSSGGTAVKQNRDEASPYAAMQMAESVAEEVKAAGITGLHVRVRGPGGNLQKSPGPGAQATIRALARSGIEIGRIEDVTPIPHDGSRAPKGKGGY from the coding sequence ATGAGTCAGGACGACGATAAATGGGGCATCGCCCACGTACACGCATCGTTCAACAACACCGTCATGACCGTGACGGACCTTACGGGTGCGGAGACGATCGCCAAATCCTCCGGCGGGACGGCGGTCAAGCAGAACCGCGACGAGGCATCGCCGTACGCGGCCATGCAGATGGCCGAGTCCGTCGCCGAGGAGGTCAAAGCGGCCGGGATCACGGGCCTGCACGTGCGGGTTCGCGGCCCCGGCGGCAACCTCCAGAAATCCCCCGGTCCCGGCGCGCAGGCGACGATTCGCGCACTCGCGCGCTCCGGCATCGAAATCGGGCGCATCGAAGACGTCACGCCGATCCCGCACGACGGATCGCGCGCCCCGAAAGGCAAGGGCGGCTACTAG